GGTGCCTCTTCCGTTTTTATCATATGGGGGAACTATCATGATGTCTATGATGGTAGGATTTGGATTTGTCATGTGTGCAAGTGTACACAATAGAGATTTAGATAGGTAAAAACTCTATGTAACTTCAATGTTACTAGCTAAAGTATTTTTATCATGGAACAGAAATAACGAACGAAGTTTAGTAAAACCTAAACGAGTGAGGAAATGACGCATTCCATGATAAAAAGACACAAGCTAAAATTTAGCCGAAGCGTCCGGTTATATAATCCTGCGTCTGTTTTTCTCTTGGATTTGTGAACATGATTTCTGTTGTATTAAATTCCACTAATTTACCCATATTGAAAAAGCCTGTATAGTCCGAAACCCTTGCTGCTTGCTGCATTGAGTGAGTGACTATTACTATGGTAAACTTCTCTTTTAGTGTATCAATAAGACCCTCTATTTTAGCGGTAGCTATTGGATCCAATGCTGAACATGGCTCATCCATTAAAATAACATCTGGTTTTATTGCCATAGTCCTTGCTATACATACGCGTTGCTGCTGACCACCAGAAAGCGAAAGTGCTGGCATATTGATCCTATCTTTAACATCTTCAAAAAGCCCAACATCGATAAGAGCTTGCTCTACCATCTCTTTTTCTTCTTTGCTGTTTTTATTTACTAAGCCATGCATACGCGGAGCAAAGGCAATATTTTCATATATAGTTTTCGGAAATGGATTAGGCTTTTGAAATACCATCCCAACTTTAGTTCTTAGCCTTACAACGTCTATATCAGGAGCATAAATATGCTTTTTACCAAGTAATATATCACCTTCTACCCTGCACCCTGTAATTTGATCATTCATGCGGTTTAATATTCGTAAAAAAGAAGATTTACCGCATCCTGAAGGACCAATAAGGG
This genomic stretch from Alphaproteobacteria bacterium 33-17 harbors:
- a CDS encoding phosphate ABC transporter ATP-binding protein, with product MFEIDLSHERIKMSAKNVNLFYGDKQVLDDVSLNICRNRVTALIGPSGCGKSSFLRILNRMNDQITGCRVEGDILLGKKHIYAPDIDVVRLRTKVGMVFQKPNPFPKTIYENIAFAPRMHGLVNKNSKEEKEMVEQALIDVGLFEDVKDRINMPALSLSGGQQQRVCIARTMAIKPDVILMDEPCSALDPIATAKIEGLIDTLKEKFTIVIVTHSMQQAARVSDYTGFFNMGKLVEFNTTEIMFTNPREKQTQDYITGRFG